One Psychromonas sp. psych-6C06 DNA window includes the following coding sequences:
- the fliO gene encoding flagellar biosynthetic protein FliO: MKYSALLVTLLFPATSWAEEALKSPPDLAVGSMIASLLLVLACIFIFAFLMKKSNLIRNPKGYHQIKIVATQPLTNKGRVQIIEVNEKRYLLGVTEQNINLLDTFSIPENEESEMQQQDANTPFATLLSKISTKRNE; encoded by the coding sequence ATGAAGTATTCTGCTCTGCTTGTTACGCTGCTATTTCCCGCAACTAGTTGGGCAGAAGAGGCACTTAAATCACCGCCTGATTTAGCTGTTGGTAGTATGATTGCTTCCCTATTATTAGTGTTGGCTTGTATTTTTATTTTTGCTTTTTTAATGAAAAAAAGTAATTTGATTCGCAACCCTAAGGGATATCACCAGATAAAGATAGTTGCAACGCAGCCTTTGACTAATAAGGGTAGAGTACAGATTATCGAAGTTAACGAAAAGCGTTATCTGCTTGGTGTCACTGAGCAAAATATCAATCTGTTAGATACGTTTTCTATCCCTGAGAATGAAGAGAGTGAGATGCAACAGCAAGATGCAAACACTCCCTTTGCCACATTACTTTCTAAAATAAGTACTAAACGTAATGAATAA
- the fliN gene encoding flagellar motor switch protein FliN, protein MSTEQDMADEWAAALEESGDAGEGGDDVSNIELDELKDTAEPLSAEEHARLDSILDIPVTISMEVGRSKINIRNLLQLNQGSVVELDRIAGEPLDVLVNGTLIAHGEVVVVNDKFGIRLTDVISQTERIKKLK, encoded by the coding sequence ATGAGCACAGAGCAAGATATGGCTGACGAATGGGCTGCTGCATTAGAAGAATCAGGCGACGCAGGAGAAGGTGGAGATGATGTTAGCAACATTGAACTCGATGAATTAAAAGATACTGCCGAGCCACTCAGTGCTGAGGAACATGCTCGTTTAGACAGTATTTTGGATATTCCGGTGACCATCTCAATGGAGGTGGGGCGCAGTAAAATAAATATTCGTAACCTTTTACAATTAAACCAAGGGTCTGTCGTCGAATTAGATCGTATTGCCGGTGAGCCATTAGATGTATTAGTAAATGGCACCTTAATTGCCCATGGCGAAGTCGTGGTTGTTAATGATAAGTTTGGTATTCGTTTGACTGATGTGATTAGCCAGACAGAAAGAATTAAGAAGTTAAAATGA
- the fliM gene encoding flagellar motor switch protein FliM, protein MADLLSQDEIDALLHGVDDVEEDVVESGDGGGEESLVHFDFSSQDRIVRGRMPTLELVNERFARHLRISLFNMLRHTAEVSINGVQMLKFGEYVHTLFVPTSLNMVRFRPLKGTGLVTMEARLVFILVENFFGGDGRHHAKIEGREFTPTERRIIQMLLKIIFEDYHDAWAPVMDAEFEYLDSEVNPAMANIVSPTEVIVVNSFHIELDGGGGDFHIAMPYSMLEPIRELLDAGVQSDKEDTDQRWSQALEDEIMDVDVDLTAKLLEKEVRLRDMMDFKAGDIIPVELPDSMLVSVEGLPTFRATLGQSHENLALKITERIERPEVQNTQLQLGNLKD, encoded by the coding sequence ATGGCAGATCTATTATCCCAAGACGAAATTGATGCGTTATTACATGGCGTCGATGATGTTGAAGAGGATGTCGTTGAAAGTGGAGATGGCGGAGGCGAAGAGTCTCTTGTTCATTTTGACTTTTCATCGCAAGACCGTATTGTTCGTGGTCGTATGCCAACACTCGAGCTGGTTAATGAGCGTTTTGCGCGACACTTACGCATCAGCTTATTTAATATGTTACGCCATACCGCAGAGGTCTCTATTAATGGCGTACAGATGCTAAAATTCGGCGAGTATGTGCATACATTATTCGTTCCTACCAGCCTTAATATGGTTCGTTTTCGTCCGCTAAAAGGGACCGGTTTAGTAACCATGGAAGCACGTCTAGTGTTTATTTTGGTGGAAAATTTCTTCGGAGGCGACGGTCGTCATCATGCCAAAATCGAAGGGCGTGAGTTTACACCGACAGAGCGCCGTATTATTCAGATGTTATTAAAGATAATTTTTGAAGATTACCATGATGCATGGGCACCCGTGATGGATGCCGAATTTGAATATCTAGATTCAGAAGTAAATCCGGCAATGGCTAATATTGTTAGCCCCACAGAGGTCATTGTAGTTAACTCTTTTCATATCGAACTTGATGGAGGCGGAGGCGATTTTCATATTGCTATGCCTTACTCGATGCTAGAGCCGATTCGAGAATTATTGGATGCCGGTGTACAAAGTGATAAAGAAGATACAGATCAACGTTGGAGTCAGGCATTAGAAGATGAAATCATGGATGTAGATGTTGACTTAACCGCTAAGTTACTGGAAAAAGAGGTACGTTTGCGCGACATGATGGATTTTAAAGCGGGCGATATTATTCCCGTTGAGTTACCGGATTCAATGTTAGTTTCTGTTGAGGGGTTACCTACTTTTAGGGCGACACTTGGGCAGAGTCATGAAAATTTAGCATTAAAAATTACTGAGCGTATTGAACGACCAGAAGTACAAAATACACAGCTTCAACTGGGTAATTTAAAAGACTAG
- the fliL gene encoding flagellar basal body-associated protein FliL, with translation MAGEENEELSLDEGATAGGGKKKLIIIIVAVVLLLGGGAAAYFLLFSGDSAEASADQTSEQQTSSEVEGENSGAASYVAMPRPFVFNVMDGKRDRLVQIKVQLLVRGTTNETLAKKHIPLLEGTLVRIFGAATVGQLRSPEGKDQLREYALKALNESTKKLEGKELIDTVLFTGFVLQ, from the coding sequence ATGGCTGGGGAAGAGAACGAAGAGTTATCGTTGGATGAAGGAGCCACAGCTGGTGGTGGTAAGAAAAAATTAATTATCATAATTGTTGCAGTAGTGCTTTTGTTAGGTGGAGGCGCAGCTGCATACTTTTTACTTTTTAGTGGGGATAGCGCAGAGGCTTCTGCTGATCAAACTTCGGAACAACAAACTTCATCGGAAGTAGAGGGCGAAAATAGTGGCGCAGCAAGTTATGTTGCGATGCCAAGGCCTTTTGTTTTTAACGTTATGGATGGTAAACGCGATCGTCTAGTGCAAATTAAAGTACAGCTATTAGTGCGTGGCACAACAAACGAAACCTTAGCAAAAAAACATATTCCATTACTTGAAGGTACGTTGGTACGTATTTTTGGCGCCGCGACCGTTGGCCAATTACGTAGCCCTGAAGGTAAAGATCAACTTCGCGAGTATGCCCTTAAAGCACTTAATGAATCGACCAAGAAGCTAGAAGGAAAAGAACTTATCGATACGGTTTTATTTACCGGTTTTGTTTTACAGTGA
- a CDS encoding flagellar hook-length control protein FliK gives MMQAILPLSPAPASSAKIDAEANTVEEIDSVEGQEGDQKSATRFSDLLDGMIEAENPEDTVDELLSAEDELLDVEVQPEIDSLEGIDDETVVEALEADEQLDAEPLLLGTDEELEQDLDAEDLEDLPRSNNDSTMSSTEEDLQPHQTKPAENELSQKQQDMVDKDPQNTVIKADNINAEGAVQTSEEQAPVNPILAQIETAKNTNTKVTEHKPLGNVEVLVNGGGRAKKTEKEGPSEADKNSRLNPENVLSDDELTDDFLKQSSTNSDKLESMMAGLKGEGEKPLFNQAQDTNVLRPVALTSALNDRLASPTSQIVNNNVTLTQSALLQQPIELQSKHASALIGERIMMMIGQGKQEVSIRLDPAELGSMHIKLQVQQDQLQVAIQTQVGQSRDIIEQNLPRLREQLAQQGINLGEASVEQRSSQQQSQSDKGQQKVVSEQRNSNSESILSNEQSEWVASQIPLSPQGIDYYA, from the coding sequence ATGATGCAAGCTATTTTACCATTATCTCCGGCTCCAGCTTCTTCAGCAAAAATAGATGCTGAAGCAAATACCGTTGAAGAGATTGATTCTGTCGAAGGACAGGAAGGTGATCAGAAAAGCGCAACACGTTTCTCTGATCTTCTCGATGGCATGATTGAAGCAGAAAATCCAGAAGACACTGTTGATGAGCTTCTATCTGCTGAAGATGAACTGCTTGATGTAGAAGTACAGCCTGAAATAGATTCATTGGAAGGGATTGATGATGAAACGGTCGTTGAAGCTTTAGAGGCTGATGAGCAACTTGATGCTGAGCCGCTGTTATTAGGGACTGATGAGGAACTTGAACAAGATTTAGATGCTGAAGATTTGGAGGATCTACCTCGTTCAAATAATGATTCAACAATGTCATCTACAGAAGAAGATTTACAACCGCATCAAACTAAACCCGCTGAAAATGAATTGAGTCAAAAACAGCAGGATATGGTTGACAAAGATCCACAAAATACGGTGATAAAAGCCGATAACATAAATGCTGAAGGGGCAGTCCAAACTTCAGAAGAGCAAGCACCAGTAAACCCTATTTTAGCGCAAATAGAAACGGCAAAAAATACCAATACTAAAGTTACGGAGCATAAGCCTTTAGGCAATGTTGAAGTGCTCGTTAATGGGGGAGGCCGTGCTAAAAAAACAGAAAAAGAGGGGCCGTCTGAGGCAGATAAAAATAGCAGGTTAAATCCTGAGAATGTGTTATCTGATGATGAACTAACTGATGATTTTCTTAAGCAAAGTAGCACAAACAGTGACAAACTAGAAAGCATGATGGCAGGCTTAAAAGGAGAGGGGGAAAAACCTCTTTTTAATCAAGCACAAGATACTAACGTATTGCGCCCCGTTGCGCTAACGAGTGCCTTAAATGATCGCTTAGCAAGCCCAACCAGCCAAATAGTGAATAATAACGTAACATTAACGCAGTCAGCTTTGTTACAGCAACCTATTGAATTGCAATCAAAACATGCATCAGCATTAATCGGTGAACGTATTATGATGATGATTGGGCAAGGAAAGCAAGAGGTCTCTATTCGGCTTGATCCGGCAGAATTAGGCTCTATGCATATTAAATTACAGGTGCAACAGGATCAGCTACAGGTCGCGATTCAAACACAGGTTGGTCAAAGTCGTGACATTATTGAGCAGAACTTACCAAGATTACGAGAACAGTTAGCACAACAGGGGATTAATTTAGGTGAAGCCAGTGTTGAGCAACGTAGCTCTCAGCAACAGTCACAATCGGATAAAGGGCAACAAAAAGTGGTATCAGAACAACGTAATAGCAATTCAGAAAGTATCCTCAGTAATGAACAAAGTGAATGGGTAGCGTCACAAATACCGCTCTCACCTCAAGGAATTGATTATTATGCTTAA
- the fliJ gene encoding flagellar export protein FliJ, which yields MARDALQLVYEQREKQVEQALQAYQRAQQTLFEQRQQLQNLHQYRRQYISQLSEKGSQGLSIADLGKYQQFIVQIDQGVTQHQQGLIKFEYDVQAHKKMWVEAQVSCKAMGMLLEKKALKKRRLEDKKEQVLMDEFTTFQHFQKQSGL from the coding sequence ATGGCCAGAGATGCATTACAGCTTGTCTATGAACAACGCGAGAAACAAGTTGAGCAAGCGTTACAAGCATACCAACGCGCTCAACAAACGTTATTTGAACAGCGCCAGCAATTACAAAACCTCCATCAATACCGCCGTCAGTACATCAGTCAATTGAGTGAAAAAGGATCACAAGGGCTTTCTATTGCCGATTTGGGAAAATATCAGCAGTTTATTGTGCAAATAGATCAAGGTGTTACTCAGCATCAGCAAGGTTTGATTAAATTTGAGTATGATGTACAAGCGCATAAAAAAATGTGGGTAGAAGCACAGGTAAGCTGTAAAGCGATGGGGATGTTACTGGAAAAAAAGGCGCTTAAAAAGCGTCGACTAGAAGATAAAAAAGAGCAAGTGTTAATGGATGAGTTCACTACTTTTCAACACTTTCAAAAGCAATCTGGTCTATAA
- the fliI gene encoding flagellar protein export ATPase FliI → MNSFNQRFSQYQTGESVTHPVVSGKLIRVVGLTLEAVGCSAAVGSLCHVETNEGFIDAEVVGFSGERLFLMPSERLTGVVPGARVIPQTIAQGIPVGMELLGRVLDGIGKPIDGKGEIVTAQTSQYNNPRINPLSRKAIKQPLDVGIKAINSLLTVGQGQRMGLFAGSGVGKSVLLGMMTRGTTADVVVVGLIGERGREVKEFIEEILGEEGRKRAVVIAAPADASPLMRLKGCETSLTIAEYFRDQGLNVLLLMDSLTRFAQAQREIALAIGEPPATKGYPPSVFAKLPALVERAGNGNENQGSISAFFTVLTEGDDLQDPIADASRAILDGHIVLSRELADSGHFPAIDVGKSISRVMPMVTSDEHQTLARVLKQAYSLYEENKELITIGAYSRGSDPRIDKAIVIRPKLDHFLQQGMKDSISYNDCLTQLATLTQEFVNS, encoded by the coding sequence ATGAATAGTTTTAATCAACGATTTAGCCAATACCAAACTGGCGAGTCAGTGACACACCCCGTCGTGTCAGGAAAGCTGATTCGTGTGGTGGGACTAACTTTAGAAGCCGTAGGTTGTAGTGCTGCTGTAGGAAGCTTATGTCACGTTGAGACTAATGAAGGTTTTATCGATGCAGAAGTCGTGGGATTCTCAGGAGAGCGCCTTTTCTTGATGCCTAGTGAGCGATTAACTGGTGTCGTACCCGGTGCGCGTGTTATCCCACAAACCATTGCACAAGGTATTCCAGTGGGCATGGAGTTACTTGGCCGAGTACTTGATGGTATTGGCAAGCCGATCGATGGTAAAGGTGAGATTGTCACTGCGCAAACTAGTCAATATAACAATCCACGTATTAATCCGTTAAGTCGCAAAGCGATAAAGCAACCACTTGATGTGGGCATTAAAGCGATTAATTCCTTATTAACCGTTGGACAGGGCCAGAGGATGGGCCTTTTTGCGGGTTCTGGGGTAGGGAAAAGTGTTTTGCTCGGCATGATGACGCGAGGCACAACTGCAGATGTGGTTGTGGTCGGGTTGATTGGTGAGCGTGGTCGAGAAGTAAAGGAGTTTATCGAAGAGATTTTAGGTGAAGAGGGACGTAAACGTGCCGTTGTGATTGCGGCTCCTGCCGATGCGTCACCATTAATGCGCTTGAAAGGCTGTGAAACATCATTAACGATTGCTGAATATTTTCGTGATCAAGGGTTAAATGTATTGTTATTGATGGATTCATTAACTCGTTTTGCTCAGGCGCAACGTGAGATCGCGCTCGCAATTGGAGAGCCCCCTGCCACCAAAGGTTATCCCCCCTCTGTATTCGCTAAGTTGCCTGCATTAGTTGAACGCGCGGGTAACGGTAATGAAAATCAAGGCTCTATTAGTGCATTTTTTACCGTATTAACAGAAGGTGATGATCTTCAAGATCCGATTGCCGATGCTTCTCGTGCGATTTTAGATGGCCATATTGTTCTTTCGCGTGAACTTGCAGATTCAGGGCATTTCCCAGCTATTGATGTAGGAAAATCGATCAGTCGTGTGATGCCTATGGTGACATCAGATGAGCACCAAACCCTCGCGCGAGTATTAAAACAAGCTTATTCTTTATACGAAGAAAACAAAGAGTTAATCACTATTGGTGCCTATTCAAGGGGCAGCGATCCTCGTATCGATAAAGCTATTGTTATACGGCCTAAATTGGATCACTTCTTGCAACAGGGAATGAAGGACAGTATTAGTTATAACGATTGTTTGACACAGCTCGCGACATTAACGCAGGAGTTTGTGAATAGTTAA
- the fliH gene encoding flagellar assembly protein FliH, producing the protein MTENKDDFKNWSIPKLTEDEATVDKDNTIFGKPATWYNSRKEPTEEVEMEEEPTPLTLDDIEAIRQSAYEDGFNEGKQAGHLEGLETGKLEGLAAGHQEGLTQGLEQGLAQGAEQITAQLAIWQSLIERLHNPLEKLDDNAEYQLVRLATSLAEQITRCEVKTSPQIILQALKQAIDALPISEQKLVIQLHPDDLAFVQSAYSEKQCIQRGWDLQAEPALMRGDCQIHTQVSSVDFAFDTRVEQVLKNFFKENHEQLPAKNDDSSLLNELPLTTEIPPSLANESTVQTPELESENVSEVAPENPPEVQSNE; encoded by the coding sequence ATGACAGAAAATAAAGATGACTTTAAAAATTGGTCGATTCCAAAGTTAACCGAAGATGAAGCTACGGTAGATAAAGATAATACTATTTTTGGCAAACCAGCAACGTGGTATAACAGTCGTAAAGAACCAACAGAAGAAGTTGAAATGGAGGAGGAACCAACTCCTTTAACACTTGATGATATCGAAGCTATTCGACAATCGGCCTATGAAGATGGCTTTAATGAAGGTAAACAAGCCGGGCATTTAGAGGGGCTAGAAACTGGTAAGTTAGAGGGCTTAGCTGCTGGACATCAAGAAGGGTTAACACAAGGCCTTGAGCAAGGGTTAGCTCAAGGTGCAGAGCAAATTACAGCACAATTGGCTATTTGGCAGTCTCTTATTGAACGCTTGCATAACCCGCTAGAAAAATTAGATGATAATGCTGAATACCAGTTGGTTAGATTAGCAACCTCATTAGCTGAGCAGATAACTCGTTGTGAAGTGAAAACATCACCACAAATTATTCTACAAGCGTTAAAGCAAGCCATCGATGCCTTACCTATCAGTGAACAAAAGTTAGTCATTCAACTTCACCCGGATGATCTTGCCTTTGTGCAAAGCGCCTATTCAGAGAAGCAATGTATACAACGAGGATGGGACCTTCAGGCTGAACCTGCGTTAATGCGCGGTGATTGCCAAATTCATACACAGGTCTCGAGTGTAGACTTTGCTTTTGATACTCGTGTTGAACAGGTCCTAAAAAACTTTTTTAAAGAGAACCATGAGCAACTACCCGCTAAAAACGATGATTCAAGCTTGCTTAACGAGCTACCTTTAACAACTGAAATACCGCCATCACTGGCAAATGAGTCTACTGTTCAAACACCTGAATTAGAATCTGAAAACGTATCCGAAGTCGCACCTGAAAACCCTCCTGAAGTTCAATCTAATGAATAG
- the fliG gene encoding flagellar motor switch protein FliG gives MKDNANESADKKEAGGDKEFNVSDLTGVEKCALLMLSLTPEDAAQIFRNLEPKQVQKLGMEMAALKDSSQSKVSSVHRAFIEDIQKYSNIGLDSEDFVRASLIEALGEDKAGNLVDQIILGSGSKGLDSLKWMDARQVASIIQNEHPQIQTIVLSYLEPEQSAEIITQFPEKIRLDLMMRIADLEEVQPAALQELNEIMEKQFAGQAGAQAAKMGGTKAAADIMNYLDTGIEGPLMDSLRETDEDMSQQIQDLMFVFDNLIDLDDRGTQALLREVPGEQLQRALKGADDQLKEKILKNMSKRAAEMLEDDLEAMGPIRISEVEAAQKEILTIARRLSDAGEIMLGGGGGDEFL, from the coding sequence ATGAAGGATAATGCAAACGAATCTGCTGATAAAAAAGAGGCAGGTGGTGATAAAGAGTTTAATGTGAGTGATCTGACCGGTGTAGAAAAGTGTGCATTATTAATGCTTAGTTTAACACCTGAAGACGCTGCCCAAATATTCCGTAATTTAGAGCCTAAGCAGGTACAAAAATTAGGTATGGAGATGGCCGCGTTAAAGGATTCATCACAGAGTAAAGTGTCTAGTGTACATCGTGCTTTTATTGAAGATATTCAAAAATACAGTAACATCGGTCTCGACAGCGAAGACTTTGTACGCGCTTCTTTAATCGAAGCATTAGGTGAAGATAAAGCGGGTAATCTGGTGGATCAAATTATCCTCGGCAGTGGCTCAAAAGGCCTTGATTCATTAAAATGGATGGATGCACGTCAGGTTGCATCAATCATTCAAAATGAGCATCCACAAATACAAACTATTGTACTTTCATATCTAGAGCCCGAACAATCGGCTGAAATCATTACTCAATTTCCAGAGAAAATACGCCTAGACTTAATGATGCGTATTGCTGACTTAGAAGAGGTGCAACCAGCCGCATTACAAGAATTAAATGAGATCATGGAGAAACAGTTTGCCGGTCAAGCTGGTGCGCAAGCTGCTAAAATGGGTGGTACTAAAGCAGCCGCTGATATTATGAACTATTTGGATACTGGTATCGAAGGCCCATTAATGGATTCTTTACGTGAAACAGATGAAGATATGAGCCAGCAAATTCAGGACCTTATGTTTGTCTTTGATAACCTTATTGACCTTGATGATCGTGGTACACAAGCGCTCTTACGAGAAGTCCCAGGTGAACAACTTCAGCGTGCATTAAAAGGTGCTGATGATCAGCTAAAAGAGAAAATACTGAAAAACATGTCTAAACGTGCAGCAGAAATGCTAGAAGATGATTTAGAAGCGATGGGCCCAATCCGTATTAGTGAAGTGGAAGCTGCCCAGAAAGAGATACTAACTATTGCACGTCGTCTATCTGATGCTGGTGAGATTATGCTTGGCGGTGGTGGTGGTGATGAGTTCTTATAA
- the fliF gene encoding flagellar basal-body MS-ring/collar protein FliF, whose amino-acid sequence MAESNNPDMLLEDNGIAGGEESSAEPEKGAIASFFSNVDVLRQISMIIGLLIVLAIVVILWSWGKEADYRPLGSYKTDELISTLDFLDKQKIQYKIEGNSILVVTTEYQKIKLLMTRAGLDNDNTENGDDILLQDMGFGVSQRVEQERLKLSRERQLSLAIQAMQNVTKAQVLLAIPKQSVFARKERQASATVVVTSSRSYSLSPQEIDSIVDIVASAVQGLSPTSVTVSDQRGRLLHSGSKSGLSAQSSKEFALEQEREEEYKSKVDAILIPVLGLANYTSEVDLAMDFTVVEETTKSYNPANQAVRSEMLVETKSSSSTIGNVPGALTNQPPANGAVPEELQENNNIAGGSDGNSHNESTRNYEVDTTVKHTKHKVGKVERLAVSVALDYAAVTNEAGEVSYEPRSDEEIENIRRLLMGGLGISTARGDILEIASVKFNRPDLEAIPEEEFWKTEAFEGYVRFGGSMIIILLTLLLIVRPIMKKLLYPETIEQADDYDLGGAIGSMGGDNLQLLNEDEEAGVEFGMSNGVIKLPDLHKDEDLLKAVRALVANEPGLSAQVIKEWLAVDEG is encoded by the coding sequence GTGGCTGAATCAAATAATCCAGATATGTTACTTGAAGATAATGGCATTGCTGGTGGCGAGGAGTCGAGCGCTGAGCCAGAAAAAGGTGCAATTGCCTCATTCTTTTCAAATGTTGATGTATTGCGTCAAATTAGCATGATCATTGGTTTATTGATTGTGCTTGCGATAGTGGTCATTTTATGGTCTTGGGGTAAAGAGGCTGATTATCGACCGTTAGGTAGCTATAAAACGGATGAGTTGATTAGCACACTAGATTTTCTCGATAAACAAAAAATCCAATATAAAATAGAAGGTAACTCAATTCTTGTTGTTACCACTGAGTATCAAAAAATAAAATTATTGATGACGCGTGCCGGTCTTGATAATGATAATACCGAAAATGGTGATGATATTTTACTGCAAGATATGGGCTTTGGTGTAAGTCAGCGTGTTGAGCAGGAACGTTTAAAGTTAAGTCGCGAACGTCAACTCTCCCTCGCTATTCAAGCGATGCAAAATGTAACCAAAGCACAGGTTTTACTCGCTATCCCTAAACAGAGCGTTTTTGCACGTAAAGAACGCCAAGCCAGTGCAACTGTTGTCGTTACATCATCACGATCATACAGTTTATCTCCACAAGAAATTGATTCAATTGTTGATATTGTTGCATCAGCCGTGCAAGGCTTATCTCCTACTAGTGTGACTGTCAGCGACCAACGTGGTCGCCTATTACATTCTGGTAGTAAAAGTGGTTTATCGGCACAATCGAGCAAAGAGTTTGCCTTAGAACAAGAGCGGGAAGAGGAATATAAATCTAAAGTAGATGCTATTTTAATCCCAGTATTGGGGTTAGCTAATTACACATCAGAGGTCGATCTCGCGATGGACTTCACAGTCGTTGAAGAAACAACAAAAAGTTATAACCCTGCCAATCAAGCTGTACGAAGTGAAATGTTAGTGGAAACAAAATCTTCTAGCTCTACTATTGGTAATGTTCCTGGGGCCCTGACTAATCAACCGCCAGCTAATGGTGCTGTTCCTGAAGAGCTTCAAGAGAATAATAACATTGCTGGTGGCAGTGATGGTAATTCACATAATGAGTCAACGCGAAATTACGAAGTAGATACCACCGTTAAGCACACCAAACATAAAGTAGGTAAAGTTGAACGTTTAGCAGTTTCGGTGGCGCTTGACTATGCAGCAGTTACTAACGAAGCTGGTGAGGTTTCTTATGAACCGCGCAGTGATGAAGAGATAGAAAACATCCGTCGTTTGTTGATGGGGGGCTTAGGCATCAGTACTGCTCGTGGTGATATTTTAGAGATCGCTTCCGTTAAGTTTAACCGTCCAGATTTAGAAGCTATCCCAGAAGAGGAATTCTGGAAAACCGAAGCGTTTGAAGGTTACGTACGTTTTGGTGGCAGTATGATCATCATATTGTTAACGTTACTGTTAATTGTACGTCCGATTATGAAAAAACTGCTTTATCCTGAAACCATTGAGCAGGCCGATGATTATGATCTTGGAGGCGCGATTGGTTCAATGGGAGGCGACAATTTACAACTATTAAATGAAGATGAAGAAGCGGGTGTAGAGTTTGGTATGAGTAATGGCGTGATTAAACTCCCTGATTTACACAAAGATGAAGATCTTCTTAAAGCGGTTCGTGCACTTGTTGCCAACGAGCCTGGTTTATCTGCACAAGTAATTAAAGAGTGGTTAGCTGTCGATGAAGGATAA
- the fliE gene encoding flagellar hook-basal body complex protein FliE, with protein sequence MNLNTSALFNDLPLQGLQSKGLSEVTGQSVSSSAPDFSQMLKQAIDNVNGLQKETGELRNRFEMGDEQVSLGEVMIAANKSSLAFEATVQVRNKMVEAYKEVMSMPV encoded by the coding sequence ATGAATCTTAATACATCAGCTTTATTTAATGATCTACCCTTACAGGGCTTACAAAGTAAAGGCTTAAGTGAAGTAACAGGCCAATCAGTCAGCTCTAGTGCACCAGACTTCTCGCAAATGCTTAAACAAGCGATTGATAACGTCAATGGTTTACAGAAAGAAACTGGTGAGCTTCGTAATCGTTTTGAGATGGGCGATGAGCAGGTGAGCCTTGGCGAAGTGATGATTGCGGCTAATAAATCGAGCCTTGCTTTTGAAGCAACAGTACAAGTACGTAACAAAATGGTTGAAGCGTACAAAGAAGTGATGAGTATGCCTGTTTAG
- a CDS encoding LPP20 family lipoprotein: MSLKLLSLSSVVFLAACSSTPVETTSVGDIPSWILNPQVEDGIAVSECVLFSGNMSIDKQQALANARTSLAQRIETRVSAMDKSYRDKVEVASGVESGSTFSSVSKQVTQQTLVGTNPIKTDIAKIAGKDNLCVLVAIGQQGTKDIFDALVDQAERPMNADQKDVLYAEFKAQRAEEQLDKELEKLQ; encoded by the coding sequence ATGTCGTTAAAATTATTAAGTTTATCAAGTGTTGTTTTTCTTGCCGCTTGTTCATCCACTCCGGTTGAAACAACATCCGTTGGCGATATTCCAAGCTGGATCTTAAACCCACAGGTTGAAGATGGTATCGCAGTCTCGGAGTGTGTTTTATTCTCGGGTAATATGTCCATCGATAAACAGCAAGCGCTAGCTAATGCGCGCACTTCACTTGCACAGCGTATCGAAACCCGTGTGAGTGCAATGGATAAAAGCTACCGAGATAAAGTGGAAGTAGCATCAGGCGTTGAGTCGGGCTCTACATTCTCTAGTGTTTCTAAGCAGGTGACGCAGCAAACACTTGTCGGTACTAATCCAATTAAAACAGATATTGCCAAAATCGCAGGCAAAGATAATCTCTGTGTATTAGTCGCAATAGGGCAACAGGGGACAAAAGATATTTTTGACGCTTTAGTTGACCAAGCTGAGCGTCCAATGAATGCTGATCAAAAAGATGTATTGTATGCGGAGTTTAAAGCGCAACGTGCTGAAGAGCAGCTAGATAAAGAGCTAGAAAAATTACAATAA